In Penaeus vannamei isolate JL-2024 chromosome 40, ASM4276789v1, whole genome shotgun sequence, the genomic stretch GGGATTTCGAGACAGACAAGATGGCTGCGTTATTTTTCGTTCTGTGTCTAGCGTCCACTGCCTCTGCCACCATCTTTCAAGACTGCGGTGAgtccagagatttttttttctccaaaagatataatttatataatttagttgttttatttatttattattattattattattattttcctctatttctttgtctctgtctatcgttCGTGTGTGTCCTTGTATCTATGTcttctgtatgtctctgtatctctccttactcccctccctcctttcctcctctgcctcctccctctctcccctcgtccccctcccctcctctccctcttccttccctccccctttccttacccctccctccctcctccccatgcgtccctcccttcctccctccccctccccatcccctcccctcctcccttcccctctccctcccctccttacccatccctctccccctccaccttctcccctttccctctcctcgcccactctctctctctcttagttgtcAGCTGACTGGGTTCCCGTACACGAACTATGTACCCAAGTTACTCACAGCGACTTTGATTAAGACCTTTTGCCTCAACAGGAAACCTTGGTGGCTAATTCTGTAATTCGGTTGtgagtgggatatatatatatatatatatatatatatatatatatatatatatatatatatatatatatatatatatatatatacatacacacacacgcacacacatatatatatatgtatatatattcatatgtatatatatatacataaataagtatatatgtgtatatatatatatatatatatatatatatatatatatatatatatatatgtatatgtatatatatatgtatatatatgtatatatatatatatacatatatgtatatatatatatatatatatatatatatatatatatatatatatatagatacatatatatatgtatgtatatatatatatatatatatatatatatatatatatatatatatatatagaaagagagagagagagagagagagagagagagagagagagagagagagagagaggaaacatatCTGTCTATAGCAAAATAGGATAGATGCTATATTTACCAAACGCCAGCGTCTAGACCTATTTCGTCTCTCTATAATCTGTATGCAATCGTTACTGTTTTATTTACGTTTCTTAAATCTGTTATTAATGCTAACTTGTTTTTTTCACAAACGCAAGAtctacccatccccctctctaatgataataataataatgataataatttaacaaCTTCAACAAACTGAAACCAATCacaagaatataaaacaaaataacgaatacagaataacaacaataatcgaaAGAATAAGCCACAGAAATCGAACGAACTACGAAAAGGAAGACTATAGGaagacacaacaacaacaaaaaaacaatcaaggTTTCCCCACCTCTTCGTCTATgctaacctccccccctcccctccttcgccccttctgCGCCACAGGTTCCTCGGCCACCGACGTCGACTTCCTCGTGGAGGGCTGCGACCTCCCCCCCTGCGTCCTGAAGAGGGGGGAGACCTACCCCTTCGAGATCTTCTTCACGGCCAGTACGTTGTGGTTTtggctttgctttttttttttttttttttttttttttttttttgctgtatttaGCTATCTGATTATGCTGAAaaacatttttctatctatctatctatatatgctttCTTTTTGCTGTATTTAGCTATCTGAATATACTAAAagacatttttatatctatctatctatatatatatatgctgtcttTTCGTATATTTAGCTATCTAAATATACTAAAagacattttttctatgtacatatatgtatatatatatatatatatatatatatatatatatatatatatatatttatatataattatgctgTCTTTTCGTATATTTAGCTATCTAAATATATTaaattacttatttatctatgtgtacatacttatatacacacaagtgGTTCAATATTTTCACAAGCGTACAATGAGCACTCTttttgagccccccccccccctgtctcccctaaAAGCGCACGCCTAAAATTGTTGGTGCCAGACGTGCCTTTGAGCAGACAGGGCAGTCCTGTGAAAATGATCCTGATTGTCATGCTACATCCTTGATATGGGGGTTATTTTCATAAATAGGGGTCATTTTCACTTGGGGGGGAGTATAAGGATCATTTTCAAGTGGGATAAGGTAAGTctgagaaatatattttactattacaTATACTAACTTGTATAAGGATCATTTTCAATTGGGATAAGATAAAGCTGAGAAATATTTTATAATCTGTTAAGTATACTAACTTTCAAGATGAATGAATTTATGGACTGTTTATAAAATGAAGAATGCATAAGGTCATAAATGCAGAGTTAATTCGGGAGAGGATATTTACCCACAGAGACTGAGCACTTGATACGATCTGAGATCGATATTTTTACATAGAATTTCAAAAGCGTGCGAGTGggtttaacccccctcccctcccccctagtgTGGACTTCTTAAGCTCGTGAAAATGTTGAAGAATATGAACCAGTCCTTGCATACCTATataactctttccctctccctcaccctcgctcctccttccgtccctccctccctcaccccaacaccttcctcctttcctcctcctcctctctttcctctcccaccttcatctccccctccattcctgctcctcctcctccctttcgtcccccaccaccttcttcctttccctccctccccctctcacctccctccccttcccccctctccctcatccacttccctccattcctcctcctccctcctccaccaccccctacatttcctcctctcctccacttccatttcctccccctccttctccgtcctcctcctccctttcttctccccaccttcttccacttcctccccacctccctctcttcctcctccacttccccccatttctcttcctttcctctccttcctccacccttccctcctctctctctcctccattccctcctccctttccttcccttccacctccctccttcccctccccctctcctcctcctccactcctcctctcctcctcctccatttctttctccctcctccaggcAGGTCCTCCGCCGAGCTGCGAATCGACGCCCACGCTTCCATCGGCGGGATCCCCGTGCCCTGGCCCGGCCTGGACACGGACGGCTGCAAGGAACTCGAGGGCACGGAGACGCCCTGTCCGATCCGGGAGGGGGACCGGGTGCTGTGGCGCATGGAGGTCTACGTCTTGAAGGATTTCCCGGCGgtgaggagataggagggggagaggggggaaggtgaggggtgggggcgagtggggagggggagagggaaggggcggaggggagaggggactgaGTGCTGTGGCGAATGGAGGTCTACGTCTTGAAGGATTTCCcggcggtggggagggaggtgtgtatggtgggggaggatgggggagagggagggcggagaaaggaaggggtggagggaagggaaggggatgggggttaaggttggggatggggtgtaggggaggCTAGAACAGGGttaggtgggggggaaggaggagggtttagaagagggggttagaggggcaaagggtgtatgtggggaggggttagaatagggggttagggggtggggaagggaggaggggtttaGAAGTAGTTAGAGGTGGGGCAAGGGGTGGGGTGTATGGAAAGGGGTTAGAATGGGGGtcaggggtgggtgaagggggagggggttagaatgGGGGTTAGAATGGGAGtcaggggtgggggaaaggggttgggtgtAGGGGGATTTTTTGCaagatgacggtgataatgatgataatagaaatgataacactaTCATtaacgatgatatcaataattctaTTAACAATGATACAATGACAGTTTCCTGTGGAAGAGATTGcagtaaaaagataataattatgtgaGTCGTATCATAAATAGTAATATTACTTATAGCTGTGATTCTTAGAAATAGTGTTCCGAACGtggcaatcattatcatcattatcatcatcattatcattatcatttccataatccACTTGGCTCATCATTACATTCatccacaaaaaatatataattaacggACTCCGATTCGATCTCCATAAGAAATCAATTTATCCGACGAAGAATGAATAATTTATTTGAACATATTTTTACTCTTTCAcccccattatcatcatattgttatcatgttgCATTATCagcatattgtcattatcagtattattcattCCCTTATTTGCGTTCATAAATTTCCTTTACTTGTTTGCTTTCATATCATTTATTAATTCAatgtcattcattcatttatattttttttttaccatcattaacaaGATGGTAATAAAACGTCACAACGAAATAACAGATAAAACTATAACATCTACATAagtttcccctcaaccccccccccccccatgctttCAGATCGAGACTGTGGTCACTTTTAAGCTTCTCGACAGCCTCGGAGACCCCCAAACGTGTGTCGTGGTTCCTGTCCAGCTGATATAGGCTTCCTGACCATCAGCCGGTTTGTTCCagttgtgccaggcccgacccagtgaattttcGTAAATGCAGATGCAGaacagtgtacatatatatatattatcttagaTAGATATCCACTTAACTATTCATTCATTGCTTGGGTTGGTATGCGTGTTCAGATCGaggatatgtatttatctctttatttatacatgtcaagtatacgaatattctttgggtcgggcatcACATAATTCTAACATACCGGTCGCATGTCTGTGTAGATTGTGTCGGCTTTTGGATGATGtcaattttttcttctctatgttATGACACCGTTGTATAGAAATGTGTAAATTAAGATGGCACAGATGAtttgaaatggaaataaaatatcaGTTTATGGGTTTTATCCAATCCCTCTGTAGATTGTGTCGGCTTTTGGATGATGTAATTATTTCTTCTATATGATATGTCACCGttgtatagaaatatgtaaattAAGATGGCACAGATGAtttgaaatggaaataaaatatgaGTTTATGGGTTTTATCCAATCCCTCTGTAGATTGTGTCGGCTTTTGGATGATGTAATTATTTCTTCTATATGATATAACACCGttgtatagaaatatgtaaattAAGATGGTACAGATGattagaaatggaaataaagtaTGAGTTTATGGGTTTTATCCAATCCCCCTGTAGATTGTGTCGGCTTTTGGATGATGTAATTATTTCTTCTATATGATATAACACCGttgtatagaaatatgtaaattAGGATGGCACGAATGGTTAGAAATGGAAATAAGAtatgagtttgtgtttttttgtaatcCCTCCGTGAGATTCTGTTCCTTATCTTACACCTGTTCTTTATTACCACATTCTCCGTTAAcactatcacgatcattatctatatttatctgcaaAAAGAAGTGCAGGATGGAGAAAAATACAGATTAAGAGGAAGAACAGATGATTAATGACAAGTAAACCTATTCAACTTatctttcggtttctttcttttcgttctttatcATCCTTTATCAGTATGAgaaggatagagcgagagagggagagagagagagagagagagagagagagagagagagagagagagagagagagagagagagagagagagagagagagagagagagagagagaaacggagagaaagagagatagatagaaagagatagagataaacagttaggaaaaaaagacgacagagagaaaaataaacaaacgagacAATGATATCAGAGATTGAGAAAAAGCGATTgcgaaatgcagaaaaaaaatgaaatagcccccccccccaaaaaaaaaaaaatcaataaaagagaCCTCAATCAcatcaaaaaggaaaataaaacacaaatcaaCAGAATTTCGCCTTTAAAAGtaaaaaaggcaaacaaacaaacacataatggACTTTATATACCAAGTTCATACTTATACACAGCACGTCTTCCCATTCACTGCGTTACCTATCTTATCCATTTCTTATTCCGTATCCATTATCTCATTttatgtctcctcctccctctcctctttccccttctcctctccctcctctctctcctcttcctcctctccctatctctccccccctcctattcctccctcttctctgcctcctctttctccctctcctcctccctccttttcctccccctcctctttctcctcttcctcccctcctattcctcctctcactatctctcccccctcctattcctccctcttctctccctcctctttctccctctcctctttctcctcttcctccctctcctctatacaATAGTGAATGGGACAGCTGCACATGTCTGGGACACGCCTTGGTCGTCAATTAGTTTGAAGGTCGCCACGGATGAGATCTAGaaagaataatcattattgttatttttaccattgtttattatcattctctttattaagggttatctttataatcattattgttatttttaccattgtttattatcattctcattattgatggttatctttataataatttttgttatttttaccattgtttattatcattctcattattaatggttatctttataatcattattgttatttttaccattgtttattatcattctcattatcaatggttatctttataatcattattgttatttttaccattgtttattgtcattctcattattaatggttatctttataatcattattgttaactttACCATTgttaatcatcattctcattattaatggttatttctataatcattattgttatttttaccattgtttattatcattctcattattaatgattatctttataatcatttttgttatttttaccattgtttattatcattctcattattaatggttatctttataatcattattgttatctttaccattgtttatcatcattttcattattaatggttaTCTATATTATCCTTGTCGTTATCAAGggatatcgttattatcgttattgacactaataatgatgataataaagaatagaaaaaaatgttaatcagggaatagttgataataatgatactgataacaagagagaaaatatatcaaTTAAATTAGAAAATGAGGTACGTTAAATTATTATATTGCAATAGATAAATCAGTTGATCATATCAGAGGATTGGATAGATTAATAATTGCACCATGAGATTAGATAAATTAATATTTTATCTATTGggaaattagaaaagaaatattAGATTTATCAAAATTAGAAAtattagataaacatataaaacaatTAGATAAATCAATTGAAAAATCTTTCACTGACCGCTGGGTACACGCTGAGAACCTGCGCCTGCATGGTCCAGTCGACACGTGCCCCGCCGGCGTAGGGGCACGGGGTCGACGTGCCCTCGAGCCACGCGCACCCGTCAGTGTCAATGCCAGGCCAGGGCACGTTGACGCCTGCGATGCTCGCTGAGGCACCGATGGTCAGGCTGGTGGAGGGCTGgcctggggagggaaggagggaaggggtgaatttGAGGGGTgacggagggtggagggaagaggggggatgagggagggaaggaggggagggagggggggtgagggaagagttggggggtggagggagggaggggggggttgaggagggtggagggaggggaagggattaaaggagaaggggggagggaggggaaggagagagagagggaagaggtgagatggtggggtgaggagggagggcggggggaaggagggaggatgaggggcagggggtgagggagggagggagagggggggatgagggagggagggagggaaggaaaagagggggtgagttggagggggtgaggaggaagtggagggaagaggtgagtcggtggagtggaggaggggggaggaagggaggggagagggggagggaaggaggaagagagagagggaagagttgggggggtgagggagggagttggaggagtgagggagggaaggggggaggagggagggagggaggagggaagaggtgaggaggggggagggaggggagagggtgtgtgtacagtgaggagggggtggagggagggaagagggggggggtgaggagggggaagggattaaagggtaggggtggagtggagaggaaagagggaggaagggaaggaaggagggagggagaggaaggaaggaaggagggagggagggagggaggaaggggggaggaagcggtgaggagggggaagggagggattaaaggtgagggagggtgggagagagagggaagggagggagggagggaagaggtgagtggggggtgaggggaaagggaataaaggTGAGGGTGGTTGTATGGGGTGGGGtataggggaatgagggggggttaTAAGTGAGGGTaggtaggaatgatgatgatgttaatagtaataatatcatcattattataattggtaataataatgataataacaatgatggtaaaaatgatgacaatgataatgacaatgaagataaaaatgatgataatgataatcatcatcatcatcatcataattaccaaagATATAATTACCTCAAAGATATggatcaatatgataatgatggcaataaatataaacattacattgagtatataagtatacatgcacacaaagagaAATTGGTGAGTAGTTGATCTTATTGTAAAGACATGTACAAAAAGGAGAtaattgaagagagaaag encodes the following:
- the LOC113809545 gene encoding NPC intracellular cholesterol transporter 2, with protein sequence MAALFFVLCLASTASATIFQDCGSSATDVDFLVEGCDLPPCVLKRGETYPFEIFFTASRSSAELRIDAHASIGGIPVPWPGLDTDGCKELEGTETPCPIREGDRVLWRMEVYVLKDFPAIETVVTFKLLDSLGDPQTCVVVPVQLI
- the LOC113809466 gene encoding NPC intracellular cholesterol transporter 2; translated protein: MRVSLAILSIVSVASATVFQDCGSVASDVVLNLEDCDTLPCLLERGRSYAVNFIFTASQPSTSLTIGASASIAGVNVPWPGIDTDGCAWLEGTSTPCPYAGGARVDWTMQAQVLSVYPAISSVATFKLIDDQGVSQTCAAVPFTIV